The stretch of DNA GCGCGAGCTGGGATGCACGCCGCGCACTTATCAGGATCGCGCCATGATGGGCATCGTCGATGACGGCTCGGCGCTGCCGCCGCCGGAGCTGGCGGCGTAATATCATTGCCGCGATTGGTGATTTTCGTAATTGCGGCTTATGTTTAGGCGGGTCAGAATCCTCCAGCTATTTTGGAGAACAGACCTTGGAAAAAAATTACAACACGCCGCGTGAGCAGGCCATCTATCCCAGCCTCGCCGGCAAGCGCGTGGTCGTCACTGGCGGCGGCAGCGGCATCGGCGCCGGTATCGTCGAGGCGTTTGCGCGCCAGGGCGCGCTAGTCACCTTCCTTGACATCGCCGAGAAGGATTCGCGCGCACTGGCGGCCAGCCTGGCTGCGCTGCCTGCGCCGCCGGCCTTCGTGCCGTGCGATCTGACCGACCTGCAAAAGGTGGCGCAGATCTTCGAGACCATCGGCGCGGTCGACATCCTGGTCAACAATGCCGCCAACGACGACCGCCACGAGATTGCCAACGTCACGCCGGCGTACTGGGAAAACCGCATGGCGGTCAATCTGCGTCACCTGTACTTCTGCGCGCAAGCCGTGGTGCCGGGCATGCGCGCGGCGGGCGGCGGCGTGATCCTCAATTTCAGTTCCATCTCGTGGCACCTGGCCTTGCCGGAGCTGACCCTGTACATGACCGCCAAAGCCGGCATCGAGGGCATGACGCGCGGGATGGCGCGCGATCTTGGCCGCGACAACATCCGCGTCAACAGCGTGATTCCAGGCGGCGTGCGGACGCCGCGCCAGGAAGCGTTGTGGCATACGCCGGACGAGGAGGCGCGCATGCTGGCCGGCCAATGCCTGCCGCGCCGGGTGGAAATCGCCGACGTGGCGGCACTGACCCTGTTCCTCGCCTCCGACAGTGCGGCGCGCTGTTCGGGACGCGAATACTATGTGGACGCGGGTTGGTACGGCGCGTGATGTAACATAGCGGTGCAATGCGCGGTGTAGTGTTTAGTTGGGCATAGAACTCGGCAGCATAATTGGAGACTTAATTGATGAAGAAATTACTGAGCACGGCGGCTATTGCCGTGATGATGGCTTTTGCAGGCGGTAACGCCATGGCCGACGCCAAAAACCCGAAGATCGGCTTTTCGATCGATGACCTGCGGCTGGAGCGCTGGGCGCGCGACCGCGACTACTTCGTGGCCGCCGCCGAACAGCAGGGCGCCAAGGTGTTTGTGCAGTCGGCCGACGCCAGCGAGCAGCGCCAGATCGCCCAGATCGAGAACCTGATCTCGCGCGGCGTGGACGTGCTGGTCATCGTGCCATACAACGCCACGGTGCTGACCAACGCCATCCGCGAAGCGAAGAAGGCCAAGATCAAAGTCATTTCCTACGATCGTCTGATCCTCAACGCCGATATCGACGCTTACATCTCGTTCGATAACAATATGGTCGGCCAGCTACAGGCGCAGGGCGTGCTGGCGGCGAAACCGAAGGGTAATTTCTATCTGCTGGGCGGCGCGCCGACCGACAGCAACGCCAAGATGCTGCGCGAAGGCCAGCTGAAGGTGCTGCAACCGCTGATCGACAAGGGTGACGTCAAGATCGTCGGCAAGCAGTGGGTCAAGGACTGGAGCCCGTCCGAGGCGATGTCCATCGTGGAAAACGCGCTGACCGCCAACGGCAACAAGATCGACGCCGTAGTGGCCTCCAATGACGCCACCGCCGGCGGCGCGATCCAGGCGCTGGCTTCGCAAAAACTGGACGGCAAGGTCGCCGTGTCGGGCCAGGACTCCGATCTGGCGGCCGTCAAGCGCGTGATCGCCGGTACGCAGACGCTGACCGTGTACAAGCCATTGAAGCTGATCGCGTCGGAAGCGGCCAAGCTGTCGGTGCAGCTGGTGCGCGGCGAAAAGCCGGCCTTCAACGCCAAGTACAACAACGGCTTCAAGGAAGTCGATTCGGTATTCCTGAAACCGATCGCGCTGACCAAGGCCAATGTGGACGTGGTCGTAAAAGACGGCTTCTATACCCAGGCCCAGTTGGCGGCCAAGTAAGGTATGCGTTCTATGGGCTCCCGTCTGCGCGGGAGCGACGGTGGCGCGTCATTCCCGCGCAGGCGGGAATCCATGCTGCATACGCTCCGCCTGTCACCTTTCGAGAATCCCCATGTCCGGCTATTTGCTAGAAATGAAGGACATCGTCAAAAAATTTGGCGGTGTGCCTGCGCTCGACGGTATTGACCTGAAGGTCAGTCCGGGCGAGTGCATTGGTTTGTGCGGCGAGAACGGCGCCGGCAAATCGACCCTGATGAAAGTGCTGTCCGCCGTCTACCCGCACGGCACCTGGGACGGCGAAATCCTGTGGAACGGCGCGCCGCTGAAGGCGCAATCGATACGTGAAAGCGAAGCGGCCGGCATCGTCATCATCCACCAGGAGCTGATGCTGGTGCCGGAATTGTCGGTGACCGAGAATCTCTTCCTCGGCAACGAGATCACGCTGCCGGGCGGCCGCATGAATTATGCGGCCATGAACCAGCGCGCCGAAGCGCTGCTGAAAGAACTCAAGCTGGATGACGTCAACGTGGTGCTGCCGGTGTCGAATTACGGCGGCGGCCATCAGCAGCTGATTGAAATCGCCAAGGCGCTCAACAAAAACGCCAGGCTGCTGATTCTCGACGAGCCATCGTCGTCGCTGACGGCGGCGGAAATCCAGGTGCTGCTGGATATTATCCGCGGCCTGAAGGCCAAGGGAGTGGCCTGCGTCTACATCTCGCACAAGCTGGATGAAGTGGAAGCCATCTGCGATACCATCGTGGTGATACGCGACGGTAAACACATCGCCACCACGCCGATGCAGCAGATGGATGTGCGGCAGATCATCGCGCAGATGGTCGGCCGCGAGATGAACCAGCTGTATCCGCAGCTGGAGCGCACGCAGGGCGACATCGCGTTCGAGGCACGCAACGTCACCTGCTACGACGTCGACAAGCCGGAACGTAAAAAAGTGAAGAACGTCTCCTTCCAGCTGCGCAAGGGCGAGATCCTTGGCATCGCAGGGCTGGTCGGCGCAGGCCGCACGGAGCTGGTGTCGGCGCTGTTCGGCGCCTATCCCGGCGTGAGCGAGGCCGAGGTGTGGCTGGATGGCGTGAAGATCGATACGTCGACGCCGCTGAAGGCGATCCGCAACGGCCTGGCGCTGGTGCCGGAAGACCGCAAGCAGCACGGCATCGTGCGCGATCTGGATGTGGGGCAGAACATCACGCTGTCGGTGCTGGGCCGCTACTCGCGCTTCAGCCGCATCGACCGCGAGGCTGAACTGAAAACCGTGAGCGAGGAAATCGCGCGTCTCGGCCTGAAGACGGCCAGCCCCTTCCTGTCAATTACCTCGCTCTCGGGCGGCAACCAGCAGAAGGCGGTGCTGTCCAAGATGCTGCTGACCCGGCCCAAGGTGCTGATCCTCGATGAGCCCACGCGCGGCGTGGACGTCGGCGCCAAATTCGAAATCTACAAGCTGATGCTGGAGCTGGCCAGTCAGGGCATGTCCATCATCATGGTGTCGTCGGAACTGGCCGAGGTGCTGGGCGTGTCCGACCGCGTGCTGGTAATGGGCGAAGGGGAATTGCGCGGCGATTTCGTCAATCAGAATCTGACTCAGGAAATGCTGCTGTCGGCAGCGATACATCAATGAATCCAACAAAAATCAAACAGCTGTTCACGCAGTACAAAATCCTGGCGCTGCTGATCGCCATCGCCGTGATCTGGGCTTTCTTCAGCTTCAAGACTGACGGCGGTTTCATCTCGCCGCGCAACCTGTCCAACCTGATGCGCCAGATGGCGGTGACCGGCGTGGTGGCGTGTGGCATGGCCTTCGTCATCATCGCCGGCGAGATCGATCTGTCGGTCGGCTCGCTGCTCGGGCTATTGGGCGGCATTGCGGCGGTGCTGGACGTAACGCACCATATGCCGGTGGCGGCCACCATCGCGGTGGTGCTGGCGTGTGGCCTGGTGCTTGGTCTGTTCAATGGCTGGCTGACGGCGTATGCCGGCATCCCGTCATTCATTGTGGGCCTGGGCGGCATGCTGGCGTATCGCGGCATTGTGCTCGGCGTGACGGATGGCGCGACGGTGGCGCCGGTGTCGGATTCGCTGGTGCAGCTGGGGCAGGGCTATCTGCCGCCACAGATTGGCGTGGCGCTGGGCGTGGCCTTGTTCGTGCTGGCGGCGGTGCTGATCTGGCGCCAGCGAGTGAACCTGGCACGCCACCATCTGCCGGTGCCTGCCTTATGGCGTCATGGCTTGCGCCTTGCCGCGATTGGCGTGGTGTTGTTCGCATTTGTGACCACGCTGAACGAATACGAAGGCATTCCGCTGCCGGTGCTGATGCTGCTGGTGCTGCTGGGGATCTTCAGCTACGTGGCGACGCAGACGGTGTTCGGCCGCCGCATCTACTCGGTGGGCTCGAACATGGAGGCTACGCGGCTGTCCGGCATCAACGTGCAGGCGGTGAAGCTGTGGATCTTCGGGATCATGGGCCTGATGTGCGCCCTGGCTGGGCTGCTGAACACCGCGCGGCTGGCGGCGGGTTCGCCATCGGCCGGTACCTCCGGGGAGCTGGATGCGATTGCGGCCTGCTTCATCGGCGGCACTTCAATGCGCGGCGGCTCCGGCACCGTGTACGGCGCGCTGATTGGCGCGCTGGTGATGGCGTCGCTCGACAACGGCATGTCGATGCTGGACGTCGACACCTACTGGCAGATGATCGTCAAGGGCGCGATCCTGACGCTGGCGGTGTGGGTGGATGTGGCGACGCGCTCGGGCCGTCGTTAAACGTTTTTTTTCAACGCGGCCCGCGCAGCCGGGCCGCGTATCTGTAGGATTCTCGCGACGATTGCTGATTATCATTCTGCGCATTGGTGATTTTCGCAATTGCCACTCAATTGTGTAACTTGCACAATGGTCTAAAGTCGCGCGCCGTGGCACCCCGCCGGCCGGCAGCAGCGATAAAAAAATACAGACGAGCGAGACCTTATCAATGACGACCAGTTTAATGCGCTGTCCAGCGCCGGCGGGCTCCCTTACCCCGCAGATTCCCTTAACCCCCACAGATGACGAGAAATACCAATAATAAGTGGCCAAAGAGCCATGACATATTCGTATAACTTTGGAGAGTGTAGATGAAACAGTTCAAAAAAACGGCCATCGCGATGGGCCTGGCCCAGATGACGATGATGCTGAGCGGCGTAGCCCTGGCCCAGACGACCGATGCACCAAAGACCAATGACGCGCCGGCTGCAGAGCCGGTAGCGGTGATCGTGACCGGCCAGCGCGCAGCGCTGCAATCGGCGCAGAAGATCAAACAGAATTCCGATGAAATCGTCGACTCCATCGTCGCCGAAGACATGGGCAAGCTGCCGGACCGCTCGGTGACCGAGGTGCTGCAACGTGTGGTCGGCGTGACCATCGACCGCACCATGGCCAAGGGCGACCCGGAGCACTTTTCGGTAGAGGGCTCGGGCGTGTCGATTCGTGGCCTGAGCTACGTGCGCTCGGAACTGAATGGCCGCGATTCGTTCTCGGCCAACGGCGGCCGCTCGCTGAACTTCGAAGACGTGCCACCAGAACTGGTGTCCGGCGTCGACATCTACAAGAACCCATCGGCGGAACAGATTGAAGGCGGCATCGGCGGCCTGGTGAACCTGCGCACCGCCATGCCGTTCGACTACAAAGGCTTCAAGGCCGCCATCTCGGCCGACCGCACCTGGTCGGAACTAAAGAAGGGCAAGACCTCGCCATCGTATTCCGGTCTGGTGTCGGATCGCTGGAAAACCCCGATCGGTGAAGTCGGCGCCTTGCTGGATCTGGCCTACTCGGAAAGCGCGACCCGCACCGACGCCTTCCAGGTCGAGCCGTACTATCCACTGAAGGACGCCAACGGCAATTCGGTCTACGTGCCGAAAGGCGCGCAATGGCGCACGCTGGAATTCAACCGCAAGCGCGAAGGTGCTTACGGCGCGCTGCAATGGAAAAAGGACGAGTGGTCGAGCGGCCTGACGTACTTCAAATCGAAGTACGAAATGAAGTGGGACGAGCAGGCGATCTTCGCCCAATCGAGCCCGTACAACATCCGCGTCTCGCCTGATTCGACTTTCAATGCGCAGGGCGCGCTGCAGACTGGCACCCTGACCGATTCCACCGGCGCCGGCATCAACTTCGGCGACGACACGCGCGCCGCCAACCGCAAGTCCGACACCACCGACCTGTCGTGGAATCTGCGCTGGCGCAAGGACAGCTGGACTGTCACCACCGACCTGCAGCACATCAAGGCCAAGACCAACAGCTTCGACTCCACCGTCGCTACCGCCATCCAGCTGCCGAAGGAAAGGCTGGACCTGACCGGCAGCGTGCCGAATCTGATCTTCGACGCCTCGGACCGCGCCTACCTGGCCAACCCGAACAACTACTATTGGGCCTTCACCCAGGAGCATCTGGACCGCAGCACGGCCAAGGAAAACGCCTGGAAGACCGACGTTAAATACGACTTCGATAATCCGGTGCTGCGCGACGTGCGTTTTGGCGTGCGCTTTACCGACCGTTCGGCCACCACCACCAACAGCAACCCAAGCTACAACTGGGCTGCCATCACCCAGCCATGGCAGGGCGAGATTTCGCATCTGGCTTACCTGAGCGATCCGCGCTTCTCGGGTAACACCAATCTGCATAGCTTCAATAACTTCTTCAACGGCAGCGTGTCCGTGCCGTCGGTGGTGTTCCCGAACGTGTCGCTGGCACAGGGCTATCCAGGCACCTACGCCACGCTGCACACCTACCACGATCTGCTGTGCGCGGAAGCGGGCAACACCTGCGCGCCATGGACGCCAGCCACCTTCGGCACCGATCCTGCCGGCACCAACGACCAGTCGGAAAAAACCAAGGCGCTCTACGGCCAGATGCGTTTCGGCTGGGATGATCTGAAATACCCGATCGACGGTAATGTCGGCCTGCGCTACGTGAAGACCGATTCGACCGCGCATGGTTACACCGTGTTCACCGCGAACCTGCCGACCGGCCCAACCCAGGGTGTGCCGATTCCGACCATTTCGCCGTTTTCGAAGGCCCAGGACTTCGACAACACTTACCACAATGTGCTGCCTAGCCTGAACCTGCGCCTGAAGGCCACCGACACGCTGCAGTTCCGCTTTGCCGCCGCAACGGCGATCTCGCGTCCGGACTTCACGCAGCTGCAGGCTTACACCACGTTGTCGCAAACGGCCAACACCACCACCGTTAACGGCGTCACCACGGTCAACAGCGTGGACCTGAGCGGCACCGGCAGCGGCAATCCTAACCTGCGTCCGACCACGTCCAAGCAGCTCGACGTGACCATGGAATGGTATTTCGCGCCTACCGGTTCGTTCACCGCAGCGGTGTTTAACAAGCGCCTGAAAGACATCATCATCAACCAGGTGTACAACTACCAGTTGCCGGACACCAGCGGCAAGCTGCAGAACTTCACCACCACCGGTCCGGTCAACGGCGCCCGTGGTTATGCGCGCGGCATCGAGCTGGCTTACCAGCAGTACTTCGACAAACTGCCAGGCGCCTTGTCCGGTCTGGGCGTGCAGGCCAACTTCACCTTCGTCGACAGCAAGCGCGATCTGTACAACCCGGTGTACTCGAAATACTGCACCGGCGGCGACAGCGCGACCAACGTCAACCTGAACCTGAACGGTTGCGACACCAACGGCACCACCTTCGGCAATCTGCCGCTGGAAAACCTGTCGCGCCAGTCGTATAACCTGGCGCTGTTGTACGACAAAGGCCCATGGTCGGCGCGTCTGGCCTATAACTGGCGTTCGAAGTCGCTGCAAGGCGTGAACGTCAACGGCACCAAAGGCGGCGACGGCACGGACTCCAATCCAGCCAGCCCGACCTACGGCCAGACCAATGTGGCCTGGGCGCTGCCTACCTGGGCGGATTCCTACGGCCAGCTGGATGCATCGGCGTTCTACAAATTCAGCGACAAGGTGTCGCTGGGCGTGGAAGCGCAGAACCTGACCGACTCCACCTACAAGCAGCTGATGCAGCAGAATATCGGTATGATGGGACGTGCATGGTTCAAGACCGGCCGCCGCGTAGTGGCTAAACTGAGCTACGACTTCTAATCTCTGAAAAAGGCTTAATCACGATGAAGCAAACCGCCCGCCAGCTTGTTACCAGTTTCAGTTTTTTAATGGCCGCAGCTGGCGCGGCGGCCGCCGCCTCCCAGCTACCGCAGATCGTGAAGAAGGACGGCCGTTTCGCCTTGATGGTGGACGGCGCGCCTTTCGTCATCCTCGGTGGCCAGGCGCAGAATTCCAGTAATTATCCGCTGGCCCTGAACAAGGTCTTCGCGGCGATCAAGGACATGCACGCCAACACCCTCGAAATCCCGGTCGCCTGGGAACAGATCGAACGGGAAGAGGGCAAGTTCGATTTCAGCTACGTCGACACGCTGGTGGCAGAAGCGCGCAAGAACAAAGTCAAACTGGTGCTGCTGTGGTTCGGCACCTGGAAGAACACCGGTCCAAGCTATACGCCGGAATGGGTCAAGTTCAACAACGCCCGTTTCCCGCGCATGGTTTCAAAGGACGGCAAGATCACCTATTGCCTGTCGCCGCAGGGCGAAGAGACGCTGAAGGCCGACAAGAAGGCCTTTGTGGCGCTGATGGCCCACATTAAGAAGATCGACGAAGCGCAGCGCACCGTGATCATGGTGCAGGTCGAGAACGAAGTGGGCACCTACGGCTTTGCGCGTGATTATGCGCCGAAGGCCGAAGCACAGTTCAATCAACCGGTGCCGCAGGCGGTGCTGGACTATAAAAAATCCCCTGTGCCGCTGGCCAAGAGCGGCACATGGAAGCAGGTCTACGGCGACTACGCCGATGAATACTTCCACGCGTACTCCATCGCCAGCTATATCGAGGAAATCGCCAAGGCTGGTCGCGCCGTCTACAACCTGCCGATGTACGTGAATAACTCGCAGCGCGATTCGACCGAAGACCCGGTCAAACCGTGGCATGAGAACTTCGCCAGCGGCGGCCCGACCTATGACGTGATCGATATCTACCGCGCCGCCGCGCCGCATATCGATTTCGCGGGTCCGGATATTTACGGCCCCAACTCGAAGAAATTCAACGCCTCGCTGCGCCTGTTCCAGCGCAAAGACAATCCGCTGATGGTGCCGGAGATGAGCAACGCCGCCGAATACGTGCGCTACACCTATCTGGTGCTGGGCAAGGGCGCGATCGGCTTCTCGCCGTTCGGCATCGACTACGCGGACTACAGCAATTTCCCGCTCGGTCACAAGGCGATCGACAAGACCATGGTGGAACCGTTCGGCAAAATCTACGCCGCTTTCCGTCCGATGGAGCGCCAGTGGGCCAAGTGGGCGTTTGAAGGCCGCACCTACGGCGTTGCCGAAGGCGACGACCGCGAGCCGCAAACCGTGGACATGAAAGGCTGGAAGGCCACCGTCTCGTTCCGCGAGTGGCAGTTCGGCGAGCGCGAATACTTCAAGGACATCAAGGACGTACCGGCGGGGACCGAGATCCCGAACGGCGGCGTATCGATCGCGCAGATCAGCGACAATGAATTCATCATCATCGGCCAGCGCGCGCGCGTGAAGATCGATCAAGCCGAAGGCAAGTCGTCCATGTGGGGCCGGGTTGAAGAAGGCCATTACGACGCCGCCGGCAAATGGATCATGGAACGCAACTGGAACGGCGACCAGACCGACTATGGCCTCAACCTGACCGGCAATCCGGTGGTGTTGAAGGTGACGGTTGGTACATACTAAATAAAAGAACGGAGACGATATGCGCTTTACGACGATCGCCACGGCTGTAGCCGTGCTTGCGGCCGGCCATGCGATGGCTGGCACTTTTGAAAAAACCGCCACCGGTGTGGTGATCAAACCGGACACCGGCGCCGCCAGGGAAGTGCGGCTGGAAGTCATGGCCGATAATATCGTCCACGTGGTGAAGCTGGATCAGGCGGCCAAATCGCTGACCCCATCGCTGATGACCGTGGCCGCACCTGTTAGCGGTAACTTCAGTGTCACCCCATCGGGCAAGGACAGTGTCACGCTGAAGGCGAAAAAAATCTCGGTGGCGGTGTCGCTGGCGACCGGCCAGGTGCAGTTCTTTAACGCCGCCGGTAAAGCGTTCCTGACGCAACAGGCGGAGAGCATGGCGCCGGTGGATATCGACGGCAAACCGTTCCTGGCGGTGAAGCAGGGCTTCAACTACGGCACCAAGGACGCTTTCTATGGTCTGGGCCAGCATCAGAATCACCAGATGAACCTCAACGGCGAAGATGTGCTGCTGATGCAGCACAATATGGCGATTGCCGTGCCGTTCGTGGTGTCTGATAAAAACTACGGCGTCCTGTGGGACAACAATTCGATCTCGCGCTTTGGCGACAGCAAGCCGTATGCGTGGCTGAGCCGCGACCTGCAACTGACTGATGCCGATGGCAAGGCCGGCGGCCTGACCGCGCGTTATTACATCGGTGACAAGCTGGTATTCACGCGCCAGGAAAAGGACATCGCCTACCAGTATCTGAAGGACGTGGCCGAGAACTGGCCGAAGGAAGTCGATCCGAAAGCCGCCAATCTGAAGGTGGTGTGGGATGGCGCGATGGCGTCGCCGAAAGCGGGCGTGCACAAGATGCAGCTGTATTCATCGGATTACGCCAAGCTGTCGTTGGACGGCAAGGAGATCATGGACGTGTGGCGCCAGGGCTGGAATCCGTGGTATCACAATTTTGAGGTGAAGTTCGAGTCCAACAAGCCGGTCAAGCTGCACCTGGAGTGGAAGCCGAGTGGCGGCATGGTCGCCATCACCCACAACGATCCGCTGCCGCAGGACGAGCGTCACTCGCTGACCTTCTCGTCGGAAGTCGCGCAGGGCATCAACTACTACGTGGTGAGCGGCGAGAATATCGATAACGTCATCGCCGGCTACCGTCACCTGACCGGCCAGGCGCCGATGATGCCCAAGTGGGCATATGGCTTCTGGCAGTCGCGCCAGCGCTACGAAACGCAGGAGCAGTTGCTGGGCGTGCTGCGCGAGTACCGCAAGCAGGGCTGGCCGGTCGATAATATGGTGCAGGACTGGTTCTACTGGCCGGAGAACGGCTGGGGTTCGCACGATTTCGACAAGGCCCGCTTCCCTGATCCTAAAGCGATGGTGGATGAAGTCCACAAGGCCAACGCACGCATCATGATTTCGATCTGGGGCAAGTTCTACGCCAATACCGACAACTACAAAGAGCTGGCGTCCAAGGGGTATATGTGGACCAAGAACGTGGAGGACGGCGCGCTTGACTGGGTCGGCCCTGGCTACAAGAACAGCCACTACGACCCGTACACCAAGGAGGCGCGCGACATCTACTACCGCCAGATGAAACCGAAGCTGGTGGACCTGGGCTTCGACGCCTGGTGGATGGATAACACCGAGCCGGATGTGCTGTCGAATACGCGTCCTGCGGACTTCAAGAAGCTGATCGGCCCTACCGTGTATGGCGGCGGCGAGATCACCTTCAATCCGTATAGCCTGGTGCATACGGAAGGCTTTTATTCGCACCTGAAGAACGATCAACCGGAGAAGCGCCAGTTCATCCTGTCGCGTTCCGGCTTTGCCGGCATCCAGCGTAACGCCACCGCCGTGTGGAGCGGCGACACGGCCAGCCGCTGGAACAATCTGTATGACCAGATTTCGGCGGGCGTGAGCATTTCGATGTCGGGCATTCCTAACTGGACGCACGACATCGGCGGCTATGCGCAGGAGACGCGTTTCCAGGTCGGTGAGGTAGGCTCGGCGCAGGAGAATCGCAGCACCGGCATCAAGCAGGGTAATCCGGAGGACATCAAGGAATGGCGCGAGCTGAATCTGCGCTGGTTCCAGTTTGGCGCGTTCTCGCCGCTGTTCCGTTCCCACGGTGAAGTGGTCAAGCGCGAGATCAACGAGATTTCGCCGGCCGGTTCGCCGATGCGCGAATCGATGGTCTGGTACGACCAGCTGCGCTATCGCCTGATGCCTTACATTTATTCGACCGCCGCCGAGACGCACTACGAGTCCGGCTCCATCATGCGCGGCCTTGTGATGGACTTCCCGCAGGACGACGCGGTGAAGAACATCAACGACCAGTACCTGTTCGGCCACAACATGCTGGTGGCGCCGGTGTACGTGTACGGCGCGCGCGAACGCAGCGTGTATCTGCCGAAGGGCGCCAACTGGTACGACTTGTACACTGGTGAATTGCACAAGGGCGGCACCACGGCCACCATCAAGGCGCCGGAGACGCGCATGCCGGTGCTGGTGAAAGCCGGCGCCATCGTGCCGGTCGGCCCGCTGACGCAGTATGTGGATGAGAAACCGGATGCGCCGATTACGCTGGTGGTCTACACCGGCGCCGACGGCAAATTCAGCCTGTATGAAGATGATGGCGTCAGCAACGCGTATCTGCGCGGTGAGGCCAGCCGCATCCCGCTCAGCTACAATGACAGGACCGGCGTGGTCACCATCGGCGAGCGCGCGGGCCAGTACAAGGGCATGGTCGCCAAGCGCCAGTTCAAGGTGCGCTTCATCAAGCCTGGCGTGTCGAGCACCGACAACTTCGACGTGGCTGACAAGACGGTCAGCTACGAGGGTAAAACCGTTACTGTGAAGCGTTGAACA from Duganella dendranthematis encodes:
- a CDS encoding glycoside hydrolase family 31 protein; amino-acid sequence: MRFTTIATAVAVLAAGHAMAGTFEKTATGVVIKPDTGAAREVRLEVMADNIVHVVKLDQAAKSLTPSLMTVAAPVSGNFSVTPSGKDSVTLKAKKISVAVSLATGQVQFFNAAGKAFLTQQAESMAPVDIDGKPFLAVKQGFNYGTKDAFYGLGQHQNHQMNLNGEDVLLMQHNMAIAVPFVVSDKNYGVLWDNNSISRFGDSKPYAWLSRDLQLTDADGKAGGLTARYYIGDKLVFTRQEKDIAYQYLKDVAENWPKEVDPKAANLKVVWDGAMASPKAGVHKMQLYSSDYAKLSLDGKEIMDVWRQGWNPWYHNFEVKFESNKPVKLHLEWKPSGGMVAITHNDPLPQDERHSLTFSSEVAQGINYYVVSGENIDNVIAGYRHLTGQAPMMPKWAYGFWQSRQRYETQEQLLGVLREYRKQGWPVDNMVQDWFYWPENGWGSHDFDKARFPDPKAMVDEVHKANARIMISIWGKFYANTDNYKELASKGYMWTKNVEDGALDWVGPGYKNSHYDPYTKEARDIYYRQMKPKLVDLGFDAWWMDNTEPDVLSNTRPADFKKLIGPTVYGGGEITFNPYSLVHTEGFYSHLKNDQPEKRQFILSRSGFAGIQRNATAVWSGDTASRWNNLYDQISAGVSISMSGIPNWTHDIGGYAQETRFQVGEVGSAQENRSTGIKQGNPEDIKEWRELNLRWFQFGAFSPLFRSHGEVVKREINEISPAGSPMRESMVWYDQLRYRLMPYIYSTAAETHYESGSIMRGLVMDFPQDDAVKNINDQYLFGHNMLVAPVYVYGARERSVYLPKGANWYDLYTGELHKGGTTATIKAPETRMPVLVKAGAIVPVGPLTQYVDEKPDAPITLVVYTGADGKFSLYEDDGVSNAYLRGEASRIPLSYNDRTGVVTIGERAGQYKGMVAKRQFKVRFIKPGVSSTDNFDVADKTVSYEGKTVTVKR